One Gemmatimonadota bacterium DNA segment encodes these proteins:
- a CDS encoding tetratricopeptide repeat protein: protein MWFWSHKLKLLLVKKDYETIVRICFERVERKQTDYWTLRGLGLGLMYTGRTSEAFEWLSKCARAYPKKVAVQYDIGLIYMKQECYSEARGYMLNALEGGYRTDALFQDLGRIYCYLGEFEKATNCFREVIRRSPRNGEAYKLLGMVYKRRTMYDEAVAAYREALRWDGDNSEIHMSLAEIYVRQEKWELAVGEYQKALELDATNFAAHYALGSIFEIMGENARAIDELLKAHRIDGEDERIHKKLERLLIS, encoded by the coding sequence ATGTGGTTCTGGTCTCATAAGCTCAAGCTCCTCCTGGTGAAGAAGGACTACGAGACCATCGTGCGCATCTGCTTCGAGCGCGTGGAACGGAAGCAGACCGACTACTGGACCCTGCGAGGCCTGGGTCTCGGACTCATGTACACCGGCCGCACGAGCGAAGCCTTCGAATGGCTCAGCAAGTGCGCGCGGGCGTATCCGAAAAAGGTCGCGGTACAGTACGATATCGGCCTGATCTACATGAAGCAGGAGTGCTACAGCGAAGCCCGCGGTTATATGCTGAACGCCCTCGAGGGCGGATACCGAACGGACGCCCTCTTCCAGGACCTGGGCCGAATCTACTGTTATCTCGGCGAATTCGAGAAGGCGACCAACTGCTTCCGCGAGGTCATTCGCCGTTCACCCCGGAACGGCGAGGCCTACAAGCTCCTGGGCATGGTGTACAAGCGGCGGACCATGTACGACGAGGCCGTCGCCGCGTACCGGGAAGCCTTGCGTTGGGATGGAGACAACTCGGAAATCCACATGAGTCTCGCGGAGATCTACGTCCGGCAGGAGAAATGGGAACTGGCGGTCGGAGAGTATCAGAAGGCGCTGGAGCTCGACGCCACCAATTTCGCGGCCCATTACGCGCTGGGGTCCATCTTCGAGATCATGGGCGAGAACGCCCGCGCGATCGACGAATTGCTCAAGGCTCATCGTATCGACGGGGAAGACGAACGAATCCACAAGAAACTGGAACGGTTGCTGATCAGTTAA
- a CDS encoding molybdenum cofactor guanylyltransferase, translating into MTGKEEVTGIILAGGKSSRFGSNKALTRIDGDRLIERLCRTVGSVTGQMMLITNTPEEYDFLELESRKDLVPRCGPIGGIFTALKTARTPLCLCVACDMPFVRPEFLEYMVERSPGFDVVVPVNDGREEPLCAVYRETCVPAIEDRIRAKRYKIAGFFDAVRVLRLVPEEGGFRDADQFFNINDRADYDEALKRMTDQARQADQARQTDQADQADQVR; encoded by the coding sequence ATGACTGGTAAGGAAGAAGTTACGGGCATCATCCTCGCGGGGGGAAAGAGCAGCCGCTTCGGCTCGAACAAGGCGCTCACCCGGATCGATGGAGACCGGTTGATCGAACGGCTCTGCCGGACGGTCGGTTCGGTGACCGGACAGATGATGCTGATCACCAACACCCCGGAGGAATACGACTTCCTGGAGCTGGAAAGCAGGAAGGACCTGGTCCCCCGCTGCGGGCCAATCGGCGGCATCTTTACCGCGCTCAAAACGGCGCGTACACCACTGTGCCTGTGTGTCGCCTGCGACATGCCCTTTGTCCGGCCGGAGTTCCTGGAGTACATGGTGGAGCGATCGCCCGGCTTCGACGTGGTCGTCCCCGTGAACGACGGACGGGAGGAACCTTTGTGCGCGGTCTACCGGGAGACTTGCGTCCCGGCGATTGAAGACCGGATCCGGGCGAAAAGATATAAAATCGCCGGGTTCTTCGACGCGGTCCGCGTCCTGCGCCTTGTGCCGGAAGAGGGAGGGTTCCGCGATGCCGATCAGTTCTTCAACATCAACGACCGGGCGGACTACGATGAGGCGCTGAAGCGCATGACGGACCAGGCGCGCCAGGCGGACCAGGCGCGCCAGACGGACCAGGCGGACCAGGCGGACCAGGTGCGCTAG
- the rsmI gene encoding 16S rRNA (cytidine(1402)-2'-O)-methyltransferase produces MLYLVATPIGHLDDITLRALEILRGVDIVLSEDTRRTGRLLKHYGISARQMAYHEHNEERAVPRALAALEQERDLALVTDAGTPGIADPGYRLVQAAIQAEIPVSMAPGPSAPIMALVLSGLPVHRFSFCGFPPRKPAARRRYLEADADRAETLIYFESPHRVHALITDALEAFGDRRAALANDLTKLHEKIDRNPLSVLRDETRDRRLRGEFILLVEGRSA; encoded by the coding sequence ATGCTCTACCTGGTAGCCACGCCGATCGGCCATCTGGACGACATCACGCTCCGGGCGCTGGAGATCCTGCGCGGCGTGGATATCGTGCTCAGCGAAGACACGCGCAGGACCGGAAGGCTGCTCAAGCATTACGGGATCAGCGCGCGGCAGATGGCCTACCACGAACACAACGAGGAGCGGGCCGTACCCAGGGCCCTGGCTGCCCTGGAGCAGGAACGGGACCTCGCCCTGGTCACGGACGCGGGCACGCCCGGTATCGCCGATCCCGGATACCGACTCGTCCAGGCCGCGATCCAGGCCGAAATCCCCGTGAGCATGGCCCCCGGTCCGAGCGCGCCGATCATGGCGCTCGTCCTCTCGGGCCTGCCGGTCCACCGGTTTTCGTTCTGTGGATTCCCGCCCCGCAAGCCCGCGGCCCGGCGCCGGTATCTCGAAGCGGACGCGGACCGTGCGGAAACGCTCATCTATTTCGAAAGCCCCCACCGGGTGCACGCGCTTATCACCGACGCCCTGGAGGCGTTCGGGGACCGCAGGGCGGCCCTGGCGAACGACCTGACCAAACTCCACGAGAAAATCGACCGGAATCCGCTGTCCGTGTTGCGTGACGAGACCCGGGACCGCCGCCTGCGCGGTGAGTTCATCCTGCTGGTGGAGGGGCGGTCCGCCTAG
- a CDS encoding Gfo/Idh/MocA family oxidoreductase yields MSGSYRVGIIGCGGMGGSHARHWTQKPQTDVVAVADVSERNARKLADEFEAKPYTDYEDMLEQESCDIVSITTWQNVRAEITVKAAESGAKGILGEKPMASSLSEADLMLASCAQHGIKLAIGHQRRFTPQNVEARRLVMEGAIGAPTAMLRRDAHGLLNRGTHELDEMMYVLGDPAPVWVIGQVTRKTDRWERRVRCEDRCAAIIAFEGGIRGTYESDLPDPGLQGDVIYGTEGILKRGPEGGLLLLNRHAGDWQHITPPPVEADQYDEFISWLDGVVEGHRNDGETARLTMELMMAIYESARIRDVVELPMQTGDNPLDLMVEEGALPVEIHGRYDIRAPFPEQTN; encoded by the coding sequence ATGTCCGGGTCATATCGGGTCGGCATCATAGGCTGCGGAGGAATGGGCGGTTCACACGCGCGGCACTGGACGCAGAAGCCACAGACCGACGTGGTGGCGGTCGCCGACGTCAGTGAGCGAAACGCCCGCAAGCTGGCCGACGAATTCGAAGCGAAACCCTACACGGATTACGAGGATATGCTGGAGCAGGAGTCCTGTGACATCGTCAGCATCACCACCTGGCAGAACGTACGCGCCGAAATCACCGTGAAAGCCGCGGAATCGGGCGCGAAGGGCATTCTCGGTGAGAAGCCGATGGCGTCCAGTCTTAGCGAAGCCGACCTCATGCTGGCATCCTGCGCACAGCACGGTATCAAGCTCGCCATCGGTCACCAGCGCAGGTTCACCCCGCAGAACGTGGAGGCGCGCCGCCTGGTGATGGAAGGCGCGATCGGAGCGCCCACGGCCATGTTGCGCCGGGACGCTCACGGCTTGCTGAACCGGGGCACCCACGAGCTGGACGAGATGATGTACGTGCTGGGCGACCCCGCTCCGGTCTGGGTGATCGGCCAGGTGACCCGCAAGACGGACCGGTGGGAGCGCCGGGTGCGGTGCGAGGACCGGTGTGCGGCGATCATCGCCTTCGAAGGCGGGATCAGGGGCACCTACGAGAGCGACCTGCCCGATCCCGGTCTGCAGGGCGACGTCATTTACGGCACGGAGGGGATCCTGAAACGCGGCCCCGAAGGCGGCCTGCTCCTGCTGAACCGCCATGCCGGCGACTGGCAGCACATCACGCCGCCGCCGGTGGAGGCCGACCAGTATGACGAGTTCATTTCCTGGCTGGACGGCGTCGTCGAAGGACACCGAAACGACGGCGAAACAGCCCGCCTGACCATGGAACTCATGATGGCGATCTACGAATCGGCCCGCATACGCGACGTGGTCGAACTGCCGATGCAGACGGGAGACAATCCGCTGGACCTGATGGTAGAGGAAGGAGCGCTTCCCGTGGAGATACACGGCCGCTACGACATACGCGCGCCGTTCCCCGAACAGACGAACTAG
- the hemE gene encoding uroporphyrinogen decarboxylase: MDYNGLQVATLDESLRDAIGARGGIPVIASADDSERVDAFIDGLARDDIAVLLLTDPDHIRALLGRAAATGRIEVLLDAVRQIAVGSAGPACTDIWRNHRLSVDFEPDGTGGEALVSSMARLAGYLVNKKRTAVDGGVDTSYWHRTDMRWHFESDPYGTRGESAFLRACRCEPTEYTPIWMLRQAGRYQRAYRELKSDLDFLDMCKTPELTAEITLMAAERLGVDAAILFADILPLLQPMGFRLEYVTGQGPVIHNPLRSAEAVDQLEDVEPASQHFVYEAIRMVLPALPPHIPLIGFSGAPFTLAAYAIEGQSTRDFRHLKTFMYTDPGVWHAFMSKLARAVTAYLNEQIEAGVHAVQLFDSWAGCLSPDDYRAFVLPHTGYVFSHLRRGVPRLHFGVGTGSLLELMREAGGDVIGLDWRVDLAEAWRRLEYDTAVQGNLDPVILFASPDEIRKQAAAILHKAAGRPGHIFNLGHGILPGTPEDHVIALVDAVHEMGSGR; this comes from the coding sequence ATGGACTACAACGGCCTGCAGGTCGCGACATTGGACGAGTCGCTGCGGGACGCAATCGGCGCCCGCGGCGGCATTCCCGTGATAGCCAGCGCGGACGATTCGGAGCGCGTGGACGCCTTCATTGACGGCCTGGCCAGGGACGATATCGCCGTACTGTTACTGACGGATCCTGATCATATCCGCGCTTTACTCGGCCGGGCGGCCGCCACGGGCCGGATCGAGGTCCTGCTGGATGCCGTCAGGCAGATTGCCGTGGGCTCGGCCGGGCCGGCCTGCACGGACATCTGGAGAAACCACCGTCTCTCGGTCGACTTCGAACCCGACGGAACGGGAGGCGAAGCGCTCGTATCAAGCATGGCGCGCCTTGCGGGCTACCTGGTCAACAAGAAGCGTACCGCCGTGGACGGTGGCGTGGACACCTCCTACTGGCATCGCACCGACATGCGGTGGCACTTCGAGAGCGATCCGTACGGTACCCGGGGGGAGTCGGCCTTCCTCCGGGCGTGCCGGTGCGAACCGACGGAGTATACACCCATATGGATGCTGCGCCAGGCCGGCCGCTACCAGCGGGCCTACCGGGAACTCAAATCGGACCTGGATTTCCTGGACATGTGCAAGACCCCGGAGCTCACGGCGGAAATCACGTTGATGGCGGCGGAACGCCTCGGTGTGGACGCCGCCATCCTCTTCGCGGACATCCTGCCCCTGCTGCAGCCGATGGGGTTCCGCCTGGAATACGTCACGGGCCAGGGACCGGTCATTCACAACCCGTTACGGTCGGCCGAAGCCGTGGACCAGCTCGAAGACGTTGAACCGGCGTCCCAGCACTTCGTCTACGAGGCCATCCGCATGGTGCTGCCCGCCCTGCCGCCCCATATCCCGCTCATCGGTTTCTCCGGCGCCCCCTTCACCCTGGCGGCCTATGCCATCGAAGGCCAGAGTACAAGGGACTTCAGGCACCTCAAGACCTTCATGTATACCGATCCGGGCGTGTGGCACGCCTTCATGTCGAAGCTGGCCCGGGCGGTCACGGCCTACCTCAACGAACAGATCGAGGCCGGCGTCCACGCCGTGCAGCTGTTCGACAGCTGGGCCGGCTGCCTGTCACCCGACGACTACCGGGCTTTCGTCCTTCCTCACACGGGATACGTCTTTTCCCACCTTCGCCGGGGCGTCCCCAGGCTTCACTTCGGCGTGGGGACAGGGTCCCTGCTCGAACTGATGCGGGAGGCCGGCGGAGACGTCATCGGACTGGACTGGCGGGTGGACCTGGCCGAGGCCTGGCGCCGGCTCGAATACGATACGGCCGTACAGGGGAACCTCGATCCCGTGATCCTGTTTGCCTCCCCTGATGAAATCCGCAAACAGGCCGCGGCCATCCTGCACAAGGCCGCCGGGCGTCCCGGCCACATATTCAATCTCGGCCACGGCATTCTTCCCGGCACGCCGGAAGACCACGTGATCGCCCTGGTAGACGCCGTACATGAGATGGGAAGCGGTCGATGA
- the hemG gene encoding protoporphyrinogen oxidase, giving the protein MKVVVVGGGIAGLSAAYRLTESGHPGLEVTLLERSDRFGGTIRTVEREGCLVELGPDSFLTSKPWLSDLAGRLGVADRIIPTARTHRRSHVVHRGKLHPLPDGFLMMAPTRLWPMATTSLFSWKGKARCALDLVLPRGSATGDESLGAFVRRRFGVEVLERVVQPLIGGIYAGDPDTLSLKATIPRFFEMELRHRSVIKAMVAKRRAAAKQQRGASTGSGASAGSGASAGSGASAGSGVSAGNEAAKQRGASAGSGARYGELASFDRGMETIVQALLRHLPSDAMHTQAEVTRLTRDGSGWNLSCVDGQRFKADGVILAVPSRHAAELLHGTDTGLYEELAAIPHASSAVMNLVYRRSDVPHPLDCFGFVVPAVEDREIIACTFSSVKFPNRAPEGLVLLRVFLGGMLQQELLQSDDEVLLRIVCGELRDLMGIEGEPLHIDLARYPDAMPQYLVGHGRRVERIESLLGRHSGLALAGNAYGGVGLPDCVRSGEQAAERVLKDSGAP; this is encoded by the coding sequence ATGAAGGTCGTCGTGGTCGGCGGGGGCATCGCGGGATTGAGCGCGGCCTACCGGCTGACGGAATCCGGGCATCCCGGACTGGAAGTGACGCTGCTTGAACGGTCGGACCGTTTCGGCGGGACGATCCGCACGGTCGAGCGTGAAGGTTGCCTGGTCGAACTGGGGCCGGATTCCTTTCTCACTTCCAAGCCCTGGCTTTCGGATCTCGCGGGCCGTCTGGGCGTGGCGGACCGGATCATCCCCACCGCACGGACCCATCGCAGGTCCCACGTGGTCCATCGCGGTAAGCTGCATCCATTGCCCGACGGTTTTCTGATGATGGCGCCCACCCGCCTTTGGCCGATGGCGACCACCTCCCTCTTTTCGTGGAAGGGCAAGGCTCGATGCGCCCTGGACCTGGTATTGCCCAGGGGGTCCGCGACCGGCGACGAAAGCCTCGGCGCCTTCGTACGCAGGAGGTTTGGCGTCGAGGTGCTCGAGCGGGTCGTCCAGCCGCTCATCGGGGGCATCTATGCGGGCGACCCGGATACCCTCAGCCTGAAAGCCACCATCCCGCGGTTCTTCGAGATGGAACTGCGTCACCGCAGTGTCATCAAGGCCATGGTCGCGAAGCGGCGCGCGGCCGCGAAGCAACAGCGCGGGGCGTCCACAGGCAGTGGGGCGTCCGCCGGCAGCGGGGCGTCCGCCGGCAGCGGGGCGTCCGCCGGCAGCGGGGTGTCCGCCGGCAATGAGGCAGCAAAGCAGCGCGGGGCGTCCGCCGGCAGCGGCGCCCGTTACGGCGAACTGGCTTCCTTCGACCGGGGCATGGAAACCATCGTGCAGGCGCTGCTGCGGCATTTGCCCTCGGACGCCATGCATACCCAGGCCGAGGTGACGCGCCTGACCCGTGACGGGAGCGGCTGGAACCTGTCCTGCGTCGACGGGCAACGTTTCAAAGCGGACGGCGTCATCCTCGCCGTGCCCTCTCGCCATGCCGCGGAATTGCTGCACGGTACCGACACGGGACTCTACGAGGAGCTGGCGGCCATCCCCCACGCGTCGTCGGCCGTCATGAACCTCGTGTACCGGCGTTCAGACGTGCCCCACCCGCTGGACTGCTTCGGTTTCGTTGTGCCCGCCGTTGAGGATCGCGAAATCATCGCCTGCACCTTCAGCAGCGTGAAGTTCCCGAACCGGGCGCCGGAAGGCCTCGTCCTGTTGCGCGTGTTTCTGGGCGGCATGCTTCAGCAGGAACTGCTTCAGTCCGACGACGAAGTCCTGCTTCGGATCGTATGCGGGGAACTACGGGACTTGATGGGCATCGAAGGCGAGCCGCTGCACATCGACCTGGCGCGCTATCCGGACGCCATGCCCCAGTACCTGGTCGGCCATGGCCGGCGCGTTGAGCGGATCGAATCGCTGCTCGGGCGGCATTCCGGGCTTGCACTGGCGGGCAATGCCTACGGGGGCGTGGGCCTGCCGGACTGCGTGCGTTCGGGAGAACAGGCGGCGGAGCGGGTGCTGAAGGATTCAGGCGCGCCTTAA
- a CDS encoding aminotransferase class III-fold pyridoxal phosphate-dependent enzyme has protein sequence MSVNRSVGKSMQMYRRAEELIPGWTQLISRRASQFANGVSPVYAESAKGARFVDVDGNEYLDMMNAVSAIILGHADDVVDGAVKEQIDRGSIYTLNGPLEIELAEELIDTIPSAEMVRYAKAGGETCALAVRIVRGTTGKDIILFCGYHGWHDWYQSANYLVDPESGEYPFAGIEPIGVPRVLAGTAIPFTYGDLDMLSDLLNKYEGQVAAVMMEPARSELPPPGYLEAVKSLAHEHDALLVFDEVSCGWRFRIGGFQEYTGVTPDVTTLAKAMSNGYAMGAVVGSREAMAPAASMFVSSSYWSDNVGLAAALTTIRELKRRNSEAFFEAMGQLVKKTINDAFASAGLPGACMGLSHNPGLSFDLPDPELTPIVSTLFVQEMSRRGIFTPTSFRVTMAHTEGDVRQLGEAAAEVFGLIKSGLDRGNLAELLECDLKKEPFRRLVR, from the coding sequence ATGTCCGTCAACCGTTCCGTCGGAAAATCGATGCAAATGTACCGGCGGGCCGAGGAACTGATCCCCGGCTGGACGCAGTTGATCAGCCGGCGGGCAAGCCAGTTCGCAAACGGCGTCAGCCCCGTCTATGCCGAAAGCGCCAAGGGCGCCCGTTTCGTGGACGTGGACGGCAACGAGTACCTGGACATGATGAACGCGGTCAGCGCCATCATCCTGGGTCACGCCGATGATGTGGTGGACGGCGCGGTGAAGGAACAGATCGACCGGGGCAGTATATACACGCTGAACGGTCCGCTGGAAATCGAACTGGCCGAGGAACTCATCGATACCATCCCCAGCGCCGAGATGGTGCGGTACGCAAAGGCCGGGGGAGAGACCTGCGCCCTGGCCGTGCGGATCGTGCGGGGGACCACCGGGAAGGACATCATCCTCTTCTGCGGCTACCATGGATGGCACGACTGGTACCAGTCCGCCAACTACCTCGTCGATCCCGAGAGCGGCGAATACCCCTTCGCCGGCATCGAGCCGATCGGCGTGCCGCGGGTGCTAGCCGGGACGGCCATCCCCTTCACTTACGGCGACCTGGACATGCTCTCGGACCTGCTGAATAAGTACGAGGGACAGGTCGCGGCGGTCATGATGGAGCCCGCCCGGTCCGAACTGCCACCTCCCGGCTACCTGGAAGCCGTCAAGTCGCTGGCCCATGAACACGACGCGCTGCTCGTGTTCGACGAGGTGTCCTGCGGCTGGCGTTTTCGCATCGGGGGGTTCCAGGAGTATACCGGTGTAACGCCCGATGTGACCACCCTGGCCAAGGCCATGTCGAACGGATACGCCATGGGCGCCGTCGTGGGATCACGCGAGGCCATGGCACCCGCCGCGTCGATGTTTGTTTCCAGTTCCTACTGGAGCGACAACGTGGGCCTGGCCGCCGCGTTGACCACCATTCGCGAGCTGAAGCGACGTAACTCGGAAGCCTTTTTCGAGGCCATGGGCCAACTGGTCAAGAAGACGATAAACGACGCCTTCGCGAGCGCGGGACTGCCCGGCGCCTGCATGGGCCTTTCCCACAATCCCGGCCTCTCCTTCGATCTGCCCGACCCGGAACTCACCCCCATCGTCTCCACGCTGTTCGTCCAGGAGATGTCACGCCGGGGCATCTTTACCCCGACCTCGTTCCGGGTCACCATGGCCCACACGGAGGGAGACGTCCGTCAACTGGGCGAGGCGGCCGCCGAGGTCTTCGGGCTCATCAAGTCAGGCCTGGACCGCGGCAACCTGGCGGAACTGCTTGAGTGCGACCTCAAGAAGGAACCCTTCAGGAGGCTGGTCAGGTAA
- a CDS encoding phytanoyl-CoA dioxygenase family protein has product MNETERYEFDRQGYIVIEDLLDPDAVSSLSAAVDELEAHALANLDKPPRKASPWGPDYHRNPERGYHVDGSNAEGRTVIIEDFWNADERFDVLVNDGRTMAYIGGIVQGRSTINNSEIRIRYRGNLSGLHGGMRPENQKYRYGFNANGIDCMMVRMVYFIHDVSREHGAFCVIPGTHKTNVPCPYDGNPDEEPGVVALEVKAGDAILFTENLRHGGVTNRSDQVRKTIHVGYGPYWMLSQNQATMDEFPYVTEATFARWDDDQRALFKPWHRPRGWTRSSQA; this is encoded by the coding sequence ATGAACGAAACTGAACGCTATGAATTCGACCGCCAGGGCTACATCGTGATCGAGGACCTGCTGGACCCGGATGCCGTCTCCTCGCTGTCGGCCGCGGTAGACGAGCTGGAAGCCCACGCGCTGGCGAACCTGGACAAGCCGCCGCGCAAGGCCAGTCCCTGGGGACCGGACTATCACCGGAATCCGGAACGGGGATACCACGTGGACGGATCGAACGCGGAGGGCAGAACCGTCATCATCGAGGACTTCTGGAACGCCGACGAGCGCTTCGACGTGTTGGTGAACGACGGGCGCACCATGGCGTATATCGGCGGGATCGTCCAGGGCAGGTCCACGATCAACAACTCCGAGATCCGGATCCGCTACCGCGGGAACCTGTCGGGACTGCACGGCGGCATGCGGCCCGAGAACCAGAAGTACCGGTACGGGTTCAACGCCAACGGAATCGACTGCATGATGGTGCGCATGGTCTACTTCATCCATGACGTGTCCCGGGAACACGGGGCGTTCTGTGTCATACCCGGAACCCACAAGACGAACGTGCCCTGTCCCTATGACGGCAACCCGGACGAGGAACCCGGCGTGGTCGCGCTGGAAGTCAAGGCCGGAGACGCCATACTGTTCACGGAAAACCTCCGCCACGGTGGCGTTACCAACCGGTCCGACCAGGTCCGCAAGACCATCCACGTGGGCTACGGGCCCTACTGGATGCTGTCGCAGAACCAGGCTACCATGGACGAATTCCCGTACGTGACCGAAGCCACTTTCGCCCGCTGGGACGACGACCAGCGCGCGCTCTTCAAGCCCTGGCACAGGCCGAGGGGCTGGACCCGAAGCAGCCAGGCATAA
- a CDS encoding Re/Si-specific NAD(P)(+) transhydrogenase subunit alpha, with product MTIGVPNETCPGERRVSIVPAGVGALVRAGCAVRVSAGAGREAGIADASYEEAGAVVVPERGSLFAEADVIVQVRGGGANPDSGMADVELLREGQVLIGFLEPLSAAAEIRSLADRRAISCAMELIPRTSRAQSMDALSSQANIGGYKAALMAAEYLPRLFPMMMTAAGTITPAHVFVVGVGVAGLQAIATCKRLGAVIQAYDVRPAVKEQVQSVGARFVELELDTAESEGSGGYAQAMDEQFYAKQREMMARVVSENDVVITTAAVPGKPAPVLVTEDMIKSMNPGSVVIDLAAERGGNCEITEPGKTVVKHGVTLVGELNLPSTVPFHASQMYSNNIVNFLKLMINDGALDATVDDDIVQGATVTRDGEIVNELVRSVLDGTG from the coding sequence ATGACCATCGGCGTCCCTAACGAAACCTGTCCGGGCGAACGGCGCGTATCCATCGTCCCGGCCGGGGTTGGCGCCCTGGTACGGGCAGGTTGTGCCGTCCGGGTCTCCGCGGGTGCGGGCCGGGAGGCAGGCATCGCGGACGCGTCCTACGAAGAGGCCGGCGCCGTGGTAGTGCCGGAGCGTGGTTCGTTATTCGCCGAAGCAGACGTGATCGTGCAGGTAAGAGGGGGCGGAGCGAATCCGGACTCGGGTATGGCGGACGTCGAACTGCTGCGCGAGGGACAGGTACTGATCGGGTTTCTGGAACCGCTGTCCGCTGCCGCCGAGATCCGGTCGCTTGCCGACCGTCGCGCAATCTCCTGCGCCATGGAGTTGATCCCGAGGACCTCCCGTGCGCAGAGCATGGATGCCCTTTCCTCCCAGGCCAACATCGGCGGCTACAAGGCCGCGCTGATGGCGGCCGAATACCTCCCGAGGCTGTTCCCCATGATGATGACGGCGGCCGGGACCATCACGCCCGCCCATGTCTTCGTGGTCGGAGTGGGCGTAGCAGGCCTGCAGGCCATTGCGACCTGCAAGCGGCTGGGCGCCGTGATACAGGCCTATGACGTGCGGCCGGCCGTCAAGGAGCAGGTCCAGAGCGTCGGGGCGCGCTTCGTGGAGCTGGAACTCGACACCGCGGAATCTGAAGGATCGGGGGGTTACGCCCAGGCCATGGACGAGCAGTTCTACGCGAAACAGCGGGAGATGATGGCCCGCGTCGTATCCGAGAACGACGTGGTGATCACGACGGCCGCCGTACCGGGAAAGCCGGCGCCCGTGCTGGTGACGGAAGACATGATCAAGAGCATGAATCCCGGCTCGGTCGTGATCGACCTGGCGGCGGAGCGGGGGGGAAACTGCGAGATCACGGAACCGGGCAAGACCGTCGTCAAGCATGGCGTGACCCTCGTGGGAGAATTGAACCTGCCTTCGACCGTGCCCTTTCACGCCAGCCAGATGTATTCCAACAACATCGTGAACTTCCTGAAGCTGATGATCAACGACGGCGCGCTGGACGCGACCGTGGACGACGATATCGTGCAGGGCGCGACCGTTACCCGCGACGGCGAGATCGTCAACGAACTGGTCCGTTCCGTACTTGACGGTACCGGCTGA
- a CDS encoding NAD(P) transhydrogenase subunit alpha — protein sequence MGETIAILTIFVLAVFVGFEVITKVPPILHTPLMSGSNAISGITIIGAILSAGTQYSTLTTVLGTAAVVFATINVVGGYLVTNRMLDMFKRKE from the coding sequence ATGGGTGAAACCATTGCCATATTGACCATTTTCGTCCTGGCGGTGTTCGTCGGATTCGAAGTCATCACCAAGGTCCCGCCCATCCTGCACACCCCGCTGATGTCCGGCTCGAACGCCATATCGGGGATCACGATCATCGGCGCCATCCTTTCGGCCGGGACCCAGTACTCGACGCTGACCACGGTCCTGGGAACCGCCGCCGTGGTTTTCGCCACGATCAACGTGGTCGGCGGCTACCTCGTGACCAACCGCATGCTGGACATGTTCAAGAGAAAGGAGTAG